Within Conexibacter woesei DSM 14684, the genomic segment AGGGCAAGGCCGACACGGCCGCCGAGAAGATCGAGCGCCTCGCCGAGGCCGGGATCGTCGTCGCCGAGGAGATCTCCGAGATCCCCGGCATCGTCAAGAGCAGAATCGCCGAGAGGAGCATGGTCTGATGCCCGCGCTGTTCATCAACGTCGAGGTCGACGCCGCCGTCGCCTCCGACGCCGCGCTGGCGGCCAAGCTGACCGAGGTCTGCCCCGTGGACATCTACGGGCAGCGGGACGACGGCACGCTCAGCGTCAACGAGGAGAACCTCGACGAGTGCGTGCTGTGCCGCCTCTGCATCGACGCCGCGCCGAAGGGCACCGTACGCGTCGTGAAGCTGTACGAGGACGGGGCTGCCCTGCACTCATGAGAGCGTCACGCC encodes:
- a CDS encoding 4Fe-4S dicluster domain-containing protein; protein product: MPALFINVEVDAAVASDAALAAKLTEVCPVDIYGQRDDGTLSVNEENLDECVLCRLCIDAAPKGTVRVVKLYEDGAALHS